From a single Litorilinea aerophila genomic region:
- a CDS encoding CapA family protein: MDKDRRLGQAWSRYGPTWRGILVLVGLALLTGCAATARPDAPQNLPPSLSPWPVSLPTVTPAPTATPLALDGPLTVALAPNLPDSFAAPLRQALSQPMTVTTSSGAVLPVALGPSMTEAHARVELTPWWLAGTHLAVRIYAAVVPFATLRDEISLDALQQGWQGQGEVPVLAAPETVAMLTPLLGPYAGPFLAPEELMAALEAQPAAVGILPFDRLHPRWKVLRVNGANPLDNRFDPATYPLTVVLSVRGAAAAPLAEALQPAIQPRTNRQADRLTTLLMTGVTAMSRGTAAVMERRGVLFPTVHISDTLAAADITHISNEVPFLDDCVVNNTENNLILCSHTSYWAALEALGTDIVGLSGNHVNDFGREGARRSLQFYRERGIPIYGSGLNVEEACAPLLWEHNGNTFAFLAVLAFGPDTAWATEDEPGACYYYDHKGEILERVAQLSQQVDIVSVELQYLEIYEPTPTRQQVEEFRELRAAGADIVTGVQSHVPQALEPYGPDDPHGPGIIVYGLGNLFFDQMWSWETRTELMVRHTIYEGRLLGTEILTAVLEDYAQPRWATPEERAEILGRIFAAAPPRPTPPTPTP, translated from the coding sequence ATGGACAAGGACCGCCGATTGGGACAGGCGTGGAGCCGTTATGGCCCAACGTGGCGGGGCATTCTGGTGCTGGTGGGGCTGGCACTCTTGACCGGCTGTGCCGCGACGGCCAGGCCAGACGCGCCACAGAACCTCCCGCCCTCCCTGTCCCCCTGGCCCGTCTCGCTGCCCACAGTCACCCCCGCGCCCACGGCGACGCCCCTGGCGTTGGATGGGCCGCTGACGGTGGCCCTGGCCCCCAACCTGCCGGACTCCTTCGCCGCCCCCCTCCGCCAGGCCCTGAGCCAGCCCATGACCGTGACCACCAGCAGCGGCGCCGTGCTCCCGGTCGCCCTGGGGCCCTCCATGACAGAGGCCCACGCGCGGGTGGAGCTGACGCCCTGGTGGCTGGCCGGCACCCACCTGGCCGTGCGGATCTATGCCGCTGTGGTGCCCTTCGCCACCCTGCGGGATGAGATCTCCCTGGACGCCCTGCAACAGGGGTGGCAAGGGCAGGGCGAGGTGCCCGTCCTGGCCGCCCCAGAGACCGTGGCCATGCTGACGCCCCTGCTGGGTCCCTATGCCGGGCCGTTCCTGGCGCCGGAAGAGTTAATGGCCGCGCTGGAGGCACAGCCGGCCGCGGTGGGGATCCTGCCCTTCGACCGGCTCCACCCCCGCTGGAAGGTGCTGCGGGTGAACGGCGCCAACCCCCTGGACAACCGCTTTGATCCGGCCACATACCCCCTGACCGTGGTCCTCAGCGTACGGGGTGCGGCCGCGGCTCCCCTGGCCGAGGCGCTGCAGCCGGCCATCCAGCCCCGCACCAATCGCCAGGCCGACCGGCTGACCACCCTGCTCATGACCGGCGTCACGGCCATGAGCAGGGGCACGGCCGCAGTCATGGAGCGCCGGGGCGTCCTCTTCCCCACCGTGCACATCTCGGACACCCTGGCTGCAGCCGACATCACCCACATCAGCAACGAGGTGCCCTTCCTGGACGATTGCGTGGTCAACAACACCGAAAACAATCTGATCCTCTGCAGCCACACCAGCTACTGGGCGGCGCTGGAGGCCCTGGGTACGGACATCGTGGGGCTGAGCGGCAACCACGTCAACGACTTCGGCCGGGAGGGCGCGCGGCGCTCCCTCCAGTTCTACCGGGAAAGGGGTATCCCCATCTACGGCAGCGGGCTGAATGTGGAAGAGGCCTGTGCCCCCCTCCTCTGGGAGCACAACGGCAACACCTTCGCCTTCCTGGCGGTGCTGGCCTTCGGGCCGGACACGGCCTGGGCCACCGAGGACGAGCCCGGCGCCTGTTACTACTACGACCACAAAGGGGAGATCCTGGAGCGGGTGGCCCAGCTCTCCCAGCAGGTGGATATCGTGTCGGTGGAGCTCCAGTACCTGGAGATCTACGAGCCCACGCCTACCCGCCAGCAGGTGGAGGAATTTCGGGAGCTGCGCGCGGCCGGTGCGGACATCGTCACCGGCGTCCAGAGCCATGTGCCCCAGGCCCTGGAGCCCTACGGCCCAGACGATCCCCACGGGCCGGGCATCATTGTCTACGGGCTGGGCAACCTCTTTTTCGACCAGATGTGGAGCTGGGAGACCCGCACGGAGCTGATGGTCCGCCACACCATCTACGAGGGGCGCCTGCTGGGCACCGAGATCCTCACCGCGGTGCTGGAGGACTACGCCCAGCCCCGCTGGGCCACGCCGGAGGAGCGGGCCGAGATCCTGGGCCGCATCTTCGCGGCTGCCCCGCCCCGGCCCACTCCCCCCACGCCCACCCCCTGA
- a CDS encoding 3-hydroxybutyrate dehydrogenase, translated as MEARVAIVTGAASGIGRAIAEGLAQVGHQVVLADRDVDAGEAVANAVKGLFLAVDLADGAACRRLVEKTLAHFGRADILVNNAGFQHVAPIDEFPETVWRTMLDVMLTAPFLLTQAVWPSMKERNWGRIVNIGSIHSVVASPFKVGYITAKHGLLGLTRTAAREGGPYGITVNAILPAYVRTPLVERQIVDQARIHGIPPDAVVEEVMLAPAAIKRLIEPHEVASLVAYLCSEQAGAITGAAWTVDLGWTAA; from the coding sequence ATGGAGGCGCGTGTGGCTATTGTCACCGGTGCGGCCAGCGGCATCGGCAGGGCGATCGCCGAGGGTTTAGCCCAGGTCGGTCACCAGGTTGTATTGGCCGACAGGGACGTCGACGCCGGTGAGGCCGTGGCCAACGCCGTGAAGGGGCTCTTCCTGGCCGTGGACCTGGCCGACGGAGCTGCCTGTCGGCGCCTGGTGGAGAAAACGCTCGCCCACTTCGGCCGAGCAGACATTCTCGTCAACAACGCCGGCTTCCAGCACGTGGCGCCTATCGACGAATTTCCAGAGACGGTCTGGCGCACCATGCTGGACGTCATGCTGACCGCGCCGTTTCTTTTGACCCAGGCCGTCTGGCCATCCATGAAGGAGCGAAACTGGGGACGGATCGTCAATATTGGCTCCATCCACAGCGTCGTGGCATCCCCCTTCAAGGTCGGCTATATCACGGCCAAACATGGTTTGTTGGGCCTGACCCGGACTGCGGCCCGGGAAGGTGGCCCATATGGCATTACCGTCAACGCGATTTTGCCCGCCTATGTGCGCACGCCCCTGGTGGAGCGCCAGATCGTTGACCAGGCCCGCATCCACGGCATCCCGCCGGACGCAGTGGTGGAGGAAGTGATGCTGGCACCAGCTGCCATCAAGCGCCTCATTGAGCCCCACGAAGTGGCATCTTTGGTCGCCTACCTCTGTTCGGAGCAGGCCGGCGCGATCACCGGCGCCGCCTGGACCGTGGACCTGGGCTGGACCGCCGCGTAG
- a CDS encoding ornithine cyclodeaminase family protein, protein MLILSRSHVEALLSMEEAIAAVEEGFRQLALGQVTMPQRAATPVEPHQGLHLSMPAYVGGPVDALSVKLVTVYPENPARFGLPTIQGVILLHDAHTGQILALVDAEHLTAMRTGAASGVATRYLARQDARHVAIFGAGPQAAAQLEAMCAVRPIERAFVITRTGRRNAAFCTRMARRLGIEVLPCHDARAAVESADIICTATNSAIPLFNGNWLVNGTHINAVGAYTTAMRELDTTTVRRSRVFVDHHPAAQAEAGDIMIPVANGEIGYDHVAGELGDVLLGRVPGRTDDNEITLFKSVGLAVQDAVTVARVYQLALAQGVGQDIAL, encoded by the coding sequence ATGCTAATCCTCTCGCGTTCCCATGTGGAAGCCCTCCTGTCCATGGAGGAGGCCATCGCTGCCGTGGAAGAAGGGTTCCGACAGCTGGCCCTGGGACAGGTGACCATGCCCCAACGCGCGGCCACGCCCGTGGAGCCACACCAGGGCCTGCACCTCTCCATGCCGGCCTACGTGGGCGGCCCGGTGGACGCGTTGAGCGTCAAGCTCGTCACCGTCTACCCGGAAAATCCGGCCCGCTTCGGCCTGCCCACCATCCAGGGCGTGATCCTGCTCCACGACGCCCACACAGGCCAGATCCTGGCCCTGGTGGACGCGGAGCATCTGACCGCCATGCGCACCGGCGCGGCCAGCGGGGTGGCCACCCGTTACCTGGCCCGCCAGGATGCGCGCCACGTGGCCATCTTCGGCGCCGGGCCCCAGGCCGCAGCCCAGCTGGAAGCCATGTGCGCGGTGCGGCCCATCGAGCGGGCCTTCGTCATCACCCGCACCGGCCGGCGCAACGCGGCGTTTTGCACCCGCATGGCCCGGCGGCTGGGCATCGAGGTGTTACCCTGTCACGATGCCCGGGCCGCGGTGGAATCGGCCGACATCATCTGCACCGCCACCAACTCCGCCATCCCCCTCTTCAACGGCAACTGGCTGGTCAACGGTACCCACATCAACGCGGTGGGCGCCTACACCACCGCCATGCGGGAGCTGGACACCACCACGGTGCGCCGCAGCCGGGTCTTCGTGGATCACCACCCCGCCGCCCAGGCGGAAGCCGGCGACATCATGATCCCGGTGGCCAACGGCGAGATCGGCTACGACCACGTGGCTGGCGAACTGGGGGACGTCCTGCTGGGGCGCGTCCCTGGCCGCACGGATGATAACGAGATCACCCTCTTCAAGTCGGTGGGCCTGGCCGTCCAGGACGCGGTGACCGTCGCCCGGGTCTACCAGTTGGCCCTGGCCCAGGGCGTAGGGCAGGACATCGCCCTGTGA
- a CDS encoding aldose epimerase family protein → MNLTQVPFGTTSDGIGVDLFTLTNDHGVQVQLTNYGGTITSFLAPDARGELGEINLGFDRLEDYLTRSPYFGCIVGRFGNRIAKARFQLHGKEYRLAQNDGEHHLHGGVKGFDKVVWQAQPFQNDAGVGVRLDYLSPDGEEGYPGNLSVTVTYTLTPQDELRIDYRATTDQATILNLTNHAYFNLAGHGTILDHVLQIFADHFTPIDATLIPTGEIRSVAGTPLDFRQPTRIGERIDQDDEQLRYGGGYDHNWVINGPAGTLRPAAVLTEPTSGRRLEVHTTQPGMQFYSGNMMPDSLPGRGGQVYTKRSGLCLETQHFPDSPNHPNFPSTVLEPGQVYQETTVFKVGTTA, encoded by the coding sequence ATGAACCTGACACAAGTTCCCTTCGGCACCACCAGCGATGGCATCGGGGTGGACCTCTTCACCCTCACCAACGACCATGGGGTCCAGGTCCAGTTGACCAACTACGGCGGCACCATCACCTCCTTCCTGGCGCCGGATGCCCGGGGCGAACTGGGCGAAATCAACCTGGGCTTCGACAGGCTGGAGGACTACCTGACCCGGAGCCCCTACTTTGGCTGTATCGTGGGGCGCTTCGGCAACCGCATCGCCAAAGCCCGCTTCCAGCTCCACGGCAAGGAGTACCGGCTGGCCCAAAACGACGGCGAACATCATCTCCACGGCGGGGTGAAGGGATTCGACAAGGTCGTCTGGCAGGCGCAGCCCTTCCAGAACGACGCCGGTGTCGGTGTACGGCTGGACTACCTCAGCCCCGACGGCGAGGAAGGCTATCCCGGCAACCTCTCGGTCACCGTCACCTACACCCTCACTCCCCAGGACGAACTGCGCATCGACTACCGGGCCACCACCGACCAGGCCACCATTCTGAACCTCACCAACCACGCCTATTTCAACCTGGCCGGCCACGGCACCATCCTGGACCATGTGCTCCAGATCTTCGCCGACCACTTCACGCCCATCGACGCCACCCTGATCCCCACCGGGGAAATCCGCTCGGTGGCGGGCACTCCCCTGGACTTCCGCCAGCCCACCCGCATCGGAGAGCGCATCGACCAGGACGACGAACAGCTCCGCTACGGCGGCGGCTATGACCACAACTGGGTGATCAACGGACCGGCGGGCACCCTGCGCCCCGCGGCCGTGCTGACAGAGCCCACCAGCGGCCGCCGCCTGGAGGTCCACACCACCCAGCCCGGCATGCAGTTCTACAGTGGCAACATGATGCCCGACTCCCTGCCCGGCCGGGGCGGCCAGGTCTACACCAAACGGTCGGGCCTCTGTCTGGAAACCCAGCACTTCCCAGACTCGCCCAACCACCCCAACTTCCCGTCTACCGTGCTGGAACCGGGCCAGGTCTACCAGGAGACCACGGTGTTCAAGGTGGGAACCACAGCCTGA
- a CDS encoding (2Fe-2S)-binding protein, producing the protein MPRYNLHVNGRTHRVETEPETPLLFVLRNDLGLKAAKLACGLEQCGACKVLVDGRAVPSCRLPVVQVAHSQIVTLEGINPPGKLHPVQRAFIAEQAAQCGYCTAGMVLAAIALLDEHPHPDDATIRAAMARHLCRCGSYDRIRRAIRRAAQEVNP; encoded by the coding sequence ATGCCACGCTACAATCTGCACGTTAACGGTCGCACCCACCGGGTGGAGACGGAGCCTGAAACGCCCCTGCTCTTCGTCCTGCGCAACGACCTGGGACTGAAGGCCGCCAAGCTGGCCTGTGGCCTGGAGCAGTGCGGCGCCTGCAAGGTGCTGGTGGACGGCCGGGCCGTTCCGTCCTGCCGGCTCCCCGTTGTCCAGGTGGCCCACAGCCAGATCGTCACCCTGGAAGGCATCAACCCGCCGGGAAAACTGCACCCGGTCCAGCGGGCCTTCATCGCGGAGCAGGCCGCCCAATGCGGCTACTGCACCGCGGGCATGGTGCTGGCGGCCATTGCCCTGCTGGACGAACATCCCCACCCCGACGACGCGACCATCCGTGCGGCCATGGCCCGGCACCTCTGCCGCTGTGGCAGCTATGACCGGATCCGCCGGGCCATCCGCCGGGCAGCCCAGGAGGTGAACCCATGA
- a CDS encoding xanthine dehydrogenase family protein molybdopterin-binding subunit: MNAPTVDLPDALRRYPELDAWIQIQEDGTIVVFSGKVEIGQGIRTVIAQIAAEELDVSLERIQVVLADTGRTPDEGYTAGSNSTQGSGGAVRFAAAEARQVLLELAAEHLAAPLERLTVHDGIIVDPVTENYVSYWELMGGRPFRRQVTGRTRPKDPGQYTLVGQPIPRLDIPAKVVGQPVFVDDMELPGMVHGRVVRPPAVNATLAAVDRTGVERLPGVLAVVQDGSFLGVVARREEQAVRAAEALRQAARWQGETVLPSHEEIFDHLRAAPAQSLLVVDGTPVDDPIPPVVPPAEAAQTLTATYYRPFLMHAALGPSSALAQWQDGRLTIWTHSQGVYPLRGALAQVLEMAPEDIRVIHVEGPGCYGHNGADDAALDAALLARATPGRPVLLKWSREDEHRWEPYGPAMAIQIQASLDAQGRVVDWNHDVWSYSHSGRPRPRADGSTLLAARHLARPILPPPPRPGRGRHGGSHRNADPLYTFPRRRIVKHFVADSPLRTSSLRSLGAFANVFAIESFMDELARAAQADPVAFRLRHLGDSRAGQVLQAAAERVGWQPGVRAGGEGQGRGRGIAFAQYKNEKCYAAVVVDLEVERESGAIRLQRITIAADAGQIINPDGLRNQLEGGAIQAASWALKEAVRFGPEGLASRDWQTYPILTFDEAPEVDVLLIDRPGEPPLGAGEATVGPTAAAIANAVFHAVGVRLRHMPFTPERVRAALQEEAS; the protein is encoded by the coding sequence ATGAACGCACCCACCGTTGACCTGCCCGATGCCCTCCGCCGCTACCCGGAACTGGACGCCTGGATCCAGATCCAGGAGGATGGCACCATCGTCGTGTTCAGCGGGAAAGTGGAAATCGGCCAGGGCATCCGCACGGTCATCGCCCAGATAGCCGCCGAGGAGCTGGACGTCTCCCTGGAACGCATCCAGGTGGTGCTGGCCGACACCGGGCGCACCCCGGACGAAGGCTACACCGCCGGCAGCAATTCCACCCAGGGCAGCGGCGGGGCCGTACGCTTTGCCGCGGCTGAGGCCCGCCAGGTGCTCCTGGAACTGGCGGCGGAACATCTGGCCGCGCCCCTGGAGCGCCTGACTGTCCACGACGGCATCATCGTGGATCCGGTGACCGAAAACTACGTAAGCTACTGGGAGCTCATGGGGGGACGTCCCTTCCGCCGCCAGGTCACCGGCCGCACCCGTCCCAAAGATCCCGGCCAGTACACCCTGGTGGGCCAGCCCATCCCCCGCCTGGACATCCCGGCCAAGGTGGTGGGCCAGCCTGTCTTCGTGGATGACATGGAGCTACCCGGCATGGTGCACGGCCGGGTGGTGCGGCCACCAGCCGTCAACGCCACCCTGGCAGCCGTGGACCGGACCGGGGTGGAACGGCTGCCGGGGGTGCTGGCTGTGGTCCAGGATGGCAGCTTCCTGGGCGTGGTGGCCCGCCGGGAGGAACAGGCCGTGCGGGCTGCGGAGGCTCTGCGGCAGGCAGCCCGCTGGCAGGGGGAGACCGTCCTGCCTTCCCACGAGGAGATCTTCGACCACCTCCGCGCCGCGCCGGCCCAGAGCCTGCTGGTGGTGGACGGCACGCCGGTGGACGATCCCATCCCACCGGTAGTGCCGCCGGCGGAGGCTGCCCAAACCCTGACGGCCACGTACTACCGGCCTTTCCTCATGCATGCCGCGCTGGGGCCCTCCTCGGCCCTGGCCCAGTGGCAGGACGGCCGCCTCACCATCTGGACCCACAGCCAGGGCGTCTACCCGCTGCGGGGGGCGCTGGCCCAGGTTCTGGAGATGGCGCCGGAGGACATTCGGGTGATCCACGTGGAGGGCCCAGGCTGCTATGGCCACAACGGCGCCGACGACGCCGCGCTGGACGCCGCGCTGCTGGCCCGGGCCACCCCGGGACGGCCGGTCCTGCTCAAGTGGAGCCGGGAGGATGAACATCGCTGGGAGCCTTACGGACCGGCCATGGCCATTCAGATCCAGGCCAGCCTGGACGCCCAGGGGAGGGTCGTGGACTGGAACCACGACGTCTGGAGCTACTCCCATTCAGGCCGCCCCAGGCCCCGCGCCGATGGCTCTACCCTGTTGGCAGCCCGGCATCTGGCCCGGCCCATCCTGCCGCCGCCGCCCCGGCCGGGCCGGGGCCGTCATGGCGGCAGCCACCGCAACGCCGACCCGCTCTACACCTTCCCCCGGCGGCGCATCGTCAAGCACTTTGTGGCGGATAGCCCCCTGCGCACCTCCTCCCTGCGTAGTCTGGGGGCCTTCGCCAACGTGTTCGCCATTGAATCGTTCATGGATGAGCTCGCGCGGGCCGCGCAGGCGGATCCGGTGGCGTTCCGCCTGCGTCATCTGGGCGACTCCCGAGCCGGGCAGGTGCTCCAGGCGGCCGCGGAACGGGTGGGCTGGCAGCCGGGCGTCCGGGCCGGCGGCGAAGGCCAGGGCCGCGGCCGGGGCATTGCCTTTGCCCAGTACAAGAACGAAAAGTGTTACGCCGCGGTGGTGGTGGATCTGGAGGTGGAGCGGGAGAGCGGGGCGATCCGGCTTCAGCGCATCACCATCGCCGCGGACGCGGGCCAGATCATCAACCCGGATGGCTTGCGCAACCAGCTCGAAGGCGGCGCCATCCAGGCCGCCAGCTGGGCGCTGAAAGAGGCAGTCCGCTTTGGCCCCGAGGGGCTGGCCAGCCGCGACTGGCAGACCTATCCCATCCTGACCTTTGACGAAGCGCCCGAGGTGGACGTACTCCTCATCGACCGGCCTGGGGAGCCCCCCCTGGGGGCCGGGGAAGCCACCGTGGGGCCGACGGCCGCGGCCATCGCCAACGCGGTCTTCCATGCGGTGGGAGTCCGGTTGCGTCACATGCCCTTCACGCCGGAGCGGGTGCGCGCGGCCCTGCAGGAAGAGGCGTCTTGA
- a CDS encoding potassium/proton antiporter: MNAMMLLAGILLLLGIASSKFSARLGMPMLVLFLAVGMLAGSEGLGGIPFEDYSLANSVGSVALALILFDGGLRTSLASLRLAWRPALSLATVGVLLTSVLTGLAAMWILDVPLLYGMLLGGIISSTDAAAVFSILRTSGVKLPERLAATLEVESGSNDPMAIFLTLGLVGIITGTASSAAALFLLFLLQFGVGAAVGIGMGRVAAWAINYMNLDYPGLYPLLALAFSLLVFGLAAVLGGSGFLAVYLAGIVLGNSPIVFRRGIRFFHDAAAWLGQIVLFVMLGLLSFPSRLLAVAGSGLLIALVLILVARPLAVTISVFPFGFRLRELAFISWVGLKGAVPITLATFPLMAGIPGSEALFNVVFFVVLVSAITQGWSLTLVARWLKLARPADPAPPVSVEINALRHVDGEIVEYTVAPTARVAGQLLRNLALPDEVVVTLIVRGEKVIIPRGATVLQPGDHVFVAMRTRIKPLMDQLFDPEAGALSFAPDLQLSFHAESTVGQICRFFGLPCPMESTVPVGSLLPPDGTGRRARLGPFLIAPGDEPDRVTLIYAPDAETVGAGNSHSPALPGDIGATLR, from the coding sequence ATGAACGCGATGATGCTCCTGGCAGGGATTCTGCTTCTTCTTGGTATCGCGTCCAGCAAGTTCTCGGCGCGGCTGGGGATGCCCATGCTGGTGTTGTTTCTAGCCGTGGGGATGTTGGCCGGCTCCGAGGGGCTGGGTGGAATTCCGTTCGAAGATTACAGCCTTGCCAACAGCGTAGGAAGCGTGGCGCTTGCGCTCATCCTTTTCGACGGTGGGCTCCGCACGTCGCTGGCCTCCCTCCGTTTAGCATGGCGCCCGGCCCTCTCGCTGGCCACAGTGGGTGTCCTCCTGACCTCGGTGTTAACGGGCCTCGCGGCCATGTGGATATTAGATGTGCCGCTGCTCTATGGGATGCTCCTGGGCGGCATCATCAGCTCCACCGACGCTGCGGCGGTCTTCTCCATCCTCCGCACAAGTGGGGTCAAGTTGCCGGAGCGGTTGGCGGCCACCCTCGAAGTGGAGAGCGGCTCCAATGACCCCATGGCCATTTTTCTGACCCTGGGCCTGGTGGGAATTATCACCGGCACGGCCAGTTCGGCAGCGGCCCTCTTTCTCTTGTTTCTCCTCCAGTTTGGTGTTGGCGCGGCTGTAGGAATCGGCATGGGCCGTGTCGCAGCATGGGCCATCAACTACATGAATCTCGACTACCCGGGACTCTATCCGCTCCTCGCGCTGGCTTTCAGCTTGCTCGTCTTTGGCCTGGCGGCCGTGCTGGGCGGAAGTGGCTTTCTCGCCGTATACCTGGCCGGGATCGTGCTGGGCAATAGCCCTATCGTATTTCGGCGTGGCATTCGGTTTTTCCACGACGCAGCCGCGTGGTTGGGGCAGATTGTGCTGTTCGTGATGTTGGGGCTGCTGAGCTTTCCGAGCCGTTTGCTCGCCGTCGCAGGCAGTGGGTTGCTGATCGCCCTCGTGCTGATCCTGGTTGCCCGCCCCCTGGCCGTGACCATCTCTGTCTTCCCCTTCGGCTTCCGGCTGCGCGAACTGGCTTTTATCTCGTGGGTAGGTTTGAAAGGGGCCGTCCCCATCACCCTGGCCACCTTCCCCCTCATGGCAGGCATACCGGGGAGCGAAGCCCTTTTCAATGTCGTCTTCTTCGTCGTGCTCGTCTCTGCCATCACCCAGGGGTGGTCGCTGACCCTCGTGGCGCGCTGGCTCAAGCTCGCCCGCCCGGCAGATCCGGCACCGCCGGTTTCCGTGGAGATCAACGCACTGCGGCACGTGGACGGCGAGATTGTAGAATACACGGTGGCCCCTACGGCGCGCGTGGCTGGTCAACTCCTCCGCAACCTGGCCCTGCCAGACGAGGTCGTCGTCACCCTCATCGTCCGGGGCGAAAAGGTGATCATCCCGCGTGGAGCCACGGTCCTTCAACCGGGCGACCACGTGTTCGTCGCCATGCGGACCCGGATCAAGCCGCTGATGGATCAACTCTTCGACCCCGAAGCCGGGGCGTTGTCCTTCGCCCCTGACCTCCAGCTCAGCTTCCATGCCGAGAGCACGGTCGGGCAGATCTGCCGCTTTTTCGGCTTGCCCTGCCCCATGGAATCCACCGTGCCGGTGGGTTCGCTGTTGCCGCCAGACGGCACAGGCCGCCGTGCCCGGCTGGGCCCCTTCCTGATCGCACCGGGCGATGAGCCGGACCGCGTGACCCTCATCTACGCCCCCGATGCGGAGACTGTCGGTGCCGGAAATTCCCACTCGCCGGCATTGCCGGGAGACATCGGGGCGACCCTTCGGTAG
- a CDS encoding alpha/beta hydrolase family protein: protein MKLSTKILILALALILIGSTTAWLVQTNGGQVAIKNVRFAGSNGIVQNATLYIPKGVTKENPAPGIVAIHGYINTNETQAGFAIEFARRGYVVLAVDQTGHGYSDPPAFANGFGGPPALAFMHTLDIVDQNNIGLEGHSMGGWASLIAAATYPDGYKSIVLEGSSTGTFGAPDGTPTFPRNLAVVFSKYDEFSALMWGAPVPVDIVATDKLKTLFGTDENVVPGQLYGSIEDGTARILYQPPVTHPGDHLSTQAIGHAIDWFQRTLDGGQPIPPSNQIWYWKEIGNLVALIGMVLLLFAAGMILLQTRFFSELLEQPAPAKAAKGIGWWVAALIFVILPPLTLFPFKGLFEVLGWQASALFPQNITTQVIIWTTLLGVISLVLFLLWHFALNRATNPNGDHYGITWGRKILWRKVGKSFLLAFLVALAGYVSLLLVAFFFKTDYRFWVFAVKPMNALQFRISLSYLIPFIFFFLVAGTILHGQLRREHMGMGREMLLNWVLMVIGYIGLLLYQYIPLLAGHTLANPAEPLWTIIAFQFLPLMTIVALVKTYFFRKTGHIYVGAFLSAVLITWIVVASQAIHFAF, encoded by the coding sequence GTGAAGCTCAGTACCAAGATCTTGATTCTTGCTTTGGCTTTGATCCTGATCGGCAGTACAACGGCCTGGCTGGTTCAAACAAACGGAGGTCAGGTAGCAATCAAAAATGTTCGTTTTGCCGGGTCGAACGGCATCGTACAAAACGCGACCCTGTACATTCCCAAGGGTGTCACGAAAGAGAATCCGGCTCCCGGCATCGTTGCCATCCATGGCTACATTAACACCAATGAGACCCAAGCTGGATTCGCCATCGAATTTGCACGACGTGGTTATGTGGTCCTGGCAGTGGATCAAACTGGTCATGGATACTCAGATCCGCCTGCTTTCGCCAATGGGTTTGGCGGGCCACCGGCTCTCGCGTTCATGCATACCCTTGACATTGTCGATCAAAACAACATTGGCCTGGAAGGGCACTCCATGGGTGGTTGGGCGTCGCTCATTGCCGCAGCAACCTATCCAGATGGATACAAATCCATCGTGTTGGAAGGTTCGTCCACCGGCACCTTTGGCGCCCCGGACGGTACGCCGACCTTTCCCCGCAATTTGGCCGTGGTCTTCTCCAAATATGACGAATTTTCGGCCTTGATGTGGGGCGCTCCAGTTCCGGTCGATATTGTTGCCACGGACAAGCTGAAGACCCTCTTTGGCACCGACGAAAACGTTGTTCCAGGCCAACTTTACGGCTCCATTGAAGATGGCACCGCGCGTATCCTGTATCAACCACCGGTTACCCACCCTGGCGACCATCTATCGACTCAGGCCATTGGCCATGCCATTGACTGGTTTCAGAGGACGCTGGACGGAGGCCAGCCTATTCCCCCTTCCAACCAAATCTGGTACTGGAAAGAAATCGGCAACCTGGTGGCCCTGATAGGTATGGTCCTGCTGTTGTTCGCCGCCGGCATGATCTTGCTCCAAACACGTTTCTTTTCCGAACTGCTCGAGCAGCCGGCGCCCGCCAAAGCCGCCAAGGGGATTGGCTGGTGGGTAGCCGCGCTCATCTTTGTCATTCTGCCGCCCTTGACCCTGTTTCCGTTTAAGGGGTTGTTTGAAGTGCTGGGGTGGCAGGCCAGTGCCCTCTTTCCACAGAACATCACCACCCAAGTTATCATTTGGACCACGCTTTTGGGGGTTATTTCCCTGGTACTATTCCTGTTGTGGCATTTCGCCCTAAACCGCGCTACAAACCCCAACGGAGACCATTACGGGATAACTTGGGGGAGGAAAATTCTGTGGCGTAAGGTCGGTAAGTCTTTCCTGCTGGCCTTTTTGGTTGCGCTGGCCGGGTATGTCTCTTTACTGCTGGTGGCCTTCTTCTTCAAAACAGATTATCGGTTCTGGGTCTTTGCCGTTAAACCGATGAATGCCCTGCAATTTCGCATTTCCCTCTCGTATCTGATTCCGTTCATATTTTTCTTTTTGGTCGCCGGTACGATTCTCCATGGTCAATTACGCCGTGAACATATGGGGATGGGTCGGGAGATGCTGCTAAATTGGGTGTTGATGGTGATCGGCTATATCGGCCTCTTGCTCTACCAGTACATCCCGCTCCTGGCTGGTCACACATTGGCAAACCCGGCAGAGCCGTTGTGGACGATCATTGCCTTTCAGTTCTTGCCATTGATGACCATCGTAGCATTGGTCAAAACCTATTTCTTCCGCAAGACGGGCCATATTTACGTGGGCGCTTTTCTGAGTGCTGTGCTCATCACCTGGATTGTAGTCGCCAGCCAGGCTATCCACTTTGCGTTCTAG